A section of the Hevea brasiliensis isolate MT/VB/25A 57/8 chromosome 17, ASM3005281v1, whole genome shotgun sequence genome encodes:
- the LOC110651018 gene encoding alpha-dioxygenase 2 isoform X1, whose amino-acid sequence MAFSVFSSFIIHPQLWNLISNMSLFDSILFSAIHFVDKLGVWHRLPVILGIIYLAIRRHLHQRYNLLHVGGINGLKYDTKQFSYRTADGKCNHPTDDTIGSQGTFCGRNMPPSSSPYGLLDPHPTIVANKLLARKKFIDNGKQFNMIACSWIQFMIHDWIDHMEDTQQVEIRAPNEFANGCPLKSFKFYKTKKVATNSPSLKAGCLNTRTPWWDGSVVYGNNEDGMRRVRTFKDGKLKIAADGLLEHDVNGIPISGDVRNCWAGFSLLQALFVKEHNAVCDMLQENHPDFDDEELYRHARLVTSALIAKIHTIDWTVELLKTDTLLAGMRINWYGFLGKKVKDLFGHIGGPLLSGLVGLKRPRDHGVPYSLTEEFASVYRMHSLLPDTLIIRDINSTSSEFECPPVLEEVPMREMVGKEGEKRLSKIGMEKMLVSMGHQASGAVTLWNYPSWMRNLIAHDINGEDRPDLVDMAAMEIYRDREREVARYNEFRRNLLMIPISKWEDLTDDEEVIEALHQVYGNDVEKLDLLVGLHAEKKIKGFAISETAFFIFLLVASRRLEADRFFTTNFNSKTYTQKGLDWLNSTETMKDVIDRHFPEMTKKWMKCSSAFAVWDSEPDHMNHLPLYLRPAP is encoded by the exons ATGGCTTTCTCTGTTTTCTCTTCCTTCATCATCCATCCTCAGCTGTGGAATCTCATTTCCAATATGTCTCTCTTTGACTCCATACTCTTCTCT GCTATACATTTTGTGGACAAGCTTGGAGTATGGCATAGGCTACCAGTGATATTGGGAATCATTTACTTGGCGATCAGAAGACATCTACACCAACGTTATAATCTATTACATGTTGGAGGAATCAACGGTCTTAAATATGACACCAAGCAGTTTTCATATCGAACGGCTGATGGGAAGTGCAACCATCCCACCGATGACACAATTGGCAGTCAAGGAACATTTTGTGGCCGGAATATGCCTCCGTCTTCTTCTCCTTATGGG TTGCTGGATCCTCATCCAACAATTGTAGCCAACAAGCTTTTGGCAAGAAAGAAGTTCATAGACAACGGGAAGCAATTCAACATGATAGCTTGCTCCTGGATCCAATTCATGATTCATGACTGGATTGATCATATGGAGGATACCCAACAG GTGGAAATTAGAGCACCTAATGAATTTGCAAATGGGTGTCCATTGAAGTCCTTCAAATTCTACAAAACAAAGAAAGTTGCCACAAATTCACCTTCTTTAAAGGCTGGATGCCTGAATACAAGAACTCCTTGGTG GGATGGAAGTGTAGTTTATGGAAATAATGAGGATGGAATGAGAAGAGTGAGAACATTCAAAGATGGGAAGTTAAAGATCGCAGCAGATGGGCTCCTTGAACATGATGTGAATGGGATTCCAATCTCAGGTGATGTTAGGAATTGCTGGGCAGGCTTCTCCCTATTACAAGCCTTATTTGTCAAAGAACATAATGCAGTATGTGATATGCTTCAA GAAAATCATCCTGATTTTGATGATGAGGAACTCTATCGGCATGCAAGATTGGTGACTTCAGCTCTAATTGCTAAAATTCACACCATTGATTGGACTGTAGAACTTCTGAAAACTGATACTCTTCTTGCAGGCATGAGGATCAACTG GTATGGATTTCTGGGGAAGAAAGTTAAGGATTTGTTTGGACACATTGGAGGACCTTTGCTTAGTGGATTGGTTGGTCTTAAAAGGCCAAGAGATCATGGAGTTCCCTATTCACTGACTGAAGAGTTTGCAAGTGTCTATAGAATGCATTCTCTTTTACCTGATACTCTCATTATAAGGGATATCAATTCCACTTCTTCAGAATTTGAATGCCCTCCAGTATTAGAAGA AGTGCCTATGAGGGAAATGGTGGGAAAGGAAGGGGAGAAAAGATTATCAAAAATTGGAATGGAGAAAATGTTGGTATCAATGGGTCATCAAGCAAGTGGAGCTGTCACATTATGGAACTATCCTTCATGGATGAGAAATCTTATTGCTCATGATATCAATGGAGAAGATAGACCAGATCTGGTTGATATGGCTGCAATGGAAA TCTACAGAGATAGGGAGAGAGAAGTTGCAAGGTATAATGAATTCAGAAGGAACTTATTGATGATTCCTATTAGCAAGTGGGAAGATTTGACAGATGATGAAGAGGTTATAGAAGCTCTTCATCAAGTTTATGGAAATGATGTTGAAAAGCTTGATTTGCTTGTTGGTCTACATgctgaaaagaaaattaaaggctTTGCCATAAGTGAGACTGCATTTTTTATCTTCTTACTTGTTGCATCAAG GAGACTAGAGGCGGATCGTTTCTTCACTACAAATTTCAACTCCAAAACTTATACACAAAAAGGGTTAGATTGGCTTAACAGTACAGAGACAATGAAAGATGTTATTGATCGCCATTTCCCTGAAATGACGAAGAAATGGATGAAATGTTCAAGTGCATTCGCAGTTTGGGATTCAGAACCAGATCATATGAACCACTTACCCTTGTATTTGAGACCTGCCCCATGA
- the LOC110651018 gene encoding alpha-dioxygenase 2 isoform X2, whose protein sequence is MAFSVFSSFIIHPQLWNLISNMSLFDSILFSAIHFVDKLGVWHRLPVILGIIYLAIRRHLHQRYNLLHVGGINGLKYDTKQFSYRTADGKCNHPTDDTIGSQGTFCGRNMPPSSSPYGVEIRAPNEFANGCPLKSFKFYKTKKVATNSPSLKAGCLNTRTPWWDGSVVYGNNEDGMRRVRTFKDGKLKIAADGLLEHDVNGIPISGDVRNCWAGFSLLQALFVKEHNAVCDMLQENHPDFDDEELYRHARLVTSALIAKIHTIDWTVELLKTDTLLAGMRINWYGFLGKKVKDLFGHIGGPLLSGLVGLKRPRDHGVPYSLTEEFASVYRMHSLLPDTLIIRDINSTSSEFECPPVLEEVPMREMVGKEGEKRLSKIGMEKMLVSMGHQASGAVTLWNYPSWMRNLIAHDINGEDRPDLVDMAAMEIYRDREREVARYNEFRRNLLMIPISKWEDLTDDEEVIEALHQVYGNDVEKLDLLVGLHAEKKIKGFAISETAFFIFLLVASRRLEADRFFTTNFNSKTYTQKGLDWLNSTETMKDVIDRHFPEMTKKWMKCSSAFAVWDSEPDHMNHLPLYLRPAP, encoded by the exons ATGGCTTTCTCTGTTTTCTCTTCCTTCATCATCCATCCTCAGCTGTGGAATCTCATTTCCAATATGTCTCTCTTTGACTCCATACTCTTCTCT GCTATACATTTTGTGGACAAGCTTGGAGTATGGCATAGGCTACCAGTGATATTGGGAATCATTTACTTGGCGATCAGAAGACATCTACACCAACGTTATAATCTATTACATGTTGGAGGAATCAACGGTCTTAAATATGACACCAAGCAGTTTTCATATCGAACGGCTGATGGGAAGTGCAACCATCCCACCGATGACACAATTGGCAGTCAAGGAACATTTTGTGGCCGGAATATGCCTCCGTCTTCTTCTCCTTATGGG GTGGAAATTAGAGCACCTAATGAATTTGCAAATGGGTGTCCATTGAAGTCCTTCAAATTCTACAAAACAAAGAAAGTTGCCACAAATTCACCTTCTTTAAAGGCTGGATGCCTGAATACAAGAACTCCTTGGTG GGATGGAAGTGTAGTTTATGGAAATAATGAGGATGGAATGAGAAGAGTGAGAACATTCAAAGATGGGAAGTTAAAGATCGCAGCAGATGGGCTCCTTGAACATGATGTGAATGGGATTCCAATCTCAGGTGATGTTAGGAATTGCTGGGCAGGCTTCTCCCTATTACAAGCCTTATTTGTCAAAGAACATAATGCAGTATGTGATATGCTTCAA GAAAATCATCCTGATTTTGATGATGAGGAACTCTATCGGCATGCAAGATTGGTGACTTCAGCTCTAATTGCTAAAATTCACACCATTGATTGGACTGTAGAACTTCTGAAAACTGATACTCTTCTTGCAGGCATGAGGATCAACTG GTATGGATTTCTGGGGAAGAAAGTTAAGGATTTGTTTGGACACATTGGAGGACCTTTGCTTAGTGGATTGGTTGGTCTTAAAAGGCCAAGAGATCATGGAGTTCCCTATTCACTGACTGAAGAGTTTGCAAGTGTCTATAGAATGCATTCTCTTTTACCTGATACTCTCATTATAAGGGATATCAATTCCACTTCTTCAGAATTTGAATGCCCTCCAGTATTAGAAGA AGTGCCTATGAGGGAAATGGTGGGAAAGGAAGGGGAGAAAAGATTATCAAAAATTGGAATGGAGAAAATGTTGGTATCAATGGGTCATCAAGCAAGTGGAGCTGTCACATTATGGAACTATCCTTCATGGATGAGAAATCTTATTGCTCATGATATCAATGGAGAAGATAGACCAGATCTGGTTGATATGGCTGCAATGGAAA TCTACAGAGATAGGGAGAGAGAAGTTGCAAGGTATAATGAATTCAGAAGGAACTTATTGATGATTCCTATTAGCAAGTGGGAAGATTTGACAGATGATGAAGAGGTTATAGAAGCTCTTCATCAAGTTTATGGAAATGATGTTGAAAAGCTTGATTTGCTTGTTGGTCTACATgctgaaaagaaaattaaaggctTTGCCATAAGTGAGACTGCATTTTTTATCTTCTTACTTGTTGCATCAAG GAGACTAGAGGCGGATCGTTTCTTCACTACAAATTTCAACTCCAAAACTTATACACAAAAAGGGTTAGATTGGCTTAACAGTACAGAGACAATGAAAGATGTTATTGATCGCCATTTCCCTGAAATGACGAAGAAATGGATGAAATGTTCAAGTGCATTCGCAGTTTGGGATTCAGAACCAGATCATATGAACCACTTACCCTTGTATTTGAGACCTGCCCCATGA
- the LOC110651020 gene encoding beta-glucosidase 44, with translation MRGSGLRLPLLIWVVSLLCAEYAMAATIHFDTGGLSRESFPKNFVFGTATSAYQVEGMADKDGRGPSIWDAFVKIPGIVANNATGEVSVDQYHRYKEDVDIMKNLNFDAYRFSISWSRIFPDGTGKVNWKGVAYYNRLINYMLKRGITPYANLYHYDLPLALENKYKGLLSRQVVKDFADYADFCFKTFGDRVKNWMTFNEPRVVAALGYDNGFFAPGRCSKAFGNCTAGNSATEPYIVAHNLILSHAAAVQRYREKYQEKQKGRIGILLDFVWYEPLTRSKADNYAAQRARDFHVGWFIHPIVYGEYPRTMQDIVGNRLPKFTKEEVKIVKGSIDFVGINQYTSYYMYDPHQPKPKYLGYQQDWNSGFAYQKNGVPIGPRANSYWLYNVPWGMYKALIYIKERYGNPTVILSENGMDDPGIVTLPKGLHDTTRINFYKGYLTQLKKAVDDGANVVGYFAWSLLDNFEWRLGYTSRFGIVYVDFTNLKRYPKMSAYWFKQLLTKEKH, from the exons ATGAGAGGCAGCGGATTGCGATTGCCATTGTTGATATGGGTGGTTAGTTTACTGTGCGCGGAGTATGCAATGGCGGCGACGATACATTTTGATACTGGAGGACTGAGCCGAGAAAGTTTTCCGAAGAATTTCGTATTCGGAACGGCGACGTCGGCTTATCAAGTCGAAGGAATGGCAGATAAGGACGGTCGTGGACCTAGCATTTGGGATGCCTTCGTTAAAATCCCTG GGATTGTTGCCAATAATGCCACGGGAGAGGTATCAGTGGACCAGTATCACCGCTACAAA GAAGATGTAGATATCATGAAAAATTTGAACTTTGATGCATACCGGTTCTCAATTTCTTGGTCCAGAATTTTCCCAG ATGGCACTGGGAAAGTAAATTGGAAGGGTGTTGCATACTACAATAGATTGATCAACTACATGCTCAAAAGAG GGATTACTCCTTATGCAAATCTTTATCACTATGATCTTCCTCTGGCACTTGAGAATAAGTATAAAGGACTATTGAGTCGCCAAGTAGT GAAAGACTTTGCTGATTATGCAGATTTTTGTTTCAAGACCTTTGGGGATCGAGTAAAGAACTGGATGACATTCAATGAACCTAGAGTTGTGGCTGCACTTGGATATGATAATGGGTTTTTTGCTCCTGGAAGATGCTCCAAAGCATTTGGAAATTGTACAGCTGGCAATTCAGCAACTGAGCCTTATATTGTTGCTCATAATCTCATTTTATCTCATGCAGCTGCAGTTCAAAGATATCGTGAAAAGTATCAA GAAAAGCAGAAGGGGAGGATAGGAATTCTCTTAGATTTTGTTTGGTATGAACCTCTTACCAGATCAAAAGCTGACAACTATGCAGCTCAAAGAGCAAGAGACTTTCATGTTGGATG GTTTATTCATCCCATTGTTTATGGTGAGTATCCAAGAACGATGCAAGATATTGTGGGTAACAGGCTACCAAAGTTCACTAAAGAAGAGGTTAAAATAGTGAAGGGCTCAATTGATTTTGTGGGTATCAACCAGTATACCAGTTACTACATGTATGATCCGCATCAGCCAAAACCAAAGTACTTGGGCTATCAGCAAGACTGGAATAGTGGATTTGCTT ATCAAAAGAATGGAGTGCCAATCGGTCCAAGG GCAAATTCTTATTGGCTCTACAATGTACCATGGGGCATGTACAAGGCTTTGATTTACATAAAAGAGCGCTATGGAAACCCTACAGTGATATTATCTGAAAATG GCATGGATGATCCGGGTATCGTCACACTTCCCAAGGGATTGCATGATACTACTAGGATCAACTTCTACAAGGGCTATTTGACTCAGTTGAAGAAGGCAGTTGATGATGGAGCCAATGTGGTTGGGTATTTTGCTTGGTCATTGCTTGACAACTTTGAATGGAGATTAGGCTATACTTCAAGGTTCGGCATTGTCTATGTTGATTTCACCAACCTAAAGAGGTATCCCAAAATGTCTGCCTACTGGTTCAAGCAACTGCTTACCAAGGAAAAACATTAG
- the LOC110636773 gene encoding actin-interacting protein 1-2-like isoform X2 — protein sequence MMVLLVMLFFLPFPCAWICRVRFQGDQCGDANSIDISSQPKDLSLALLNPGLALVTIDSGVVMLRGTKIVSTINLGFSVTASAIAHDGSEAIIGGHDGKLHVYSITGDTLKEEAVLEKHHGAVSVIRYSPDVSIFAAGDANREAVVWDRVSRERGCYWINCQACI from the exons ATGATGGTTCTGCTCGTAATGCTTttctttcttccctttccctgtgCCTGGATTTGTAGAGTTCGTTTTCAAGGGGATCAATGTGGAGATGCAAATTCCATTGACATTAGCAGTCAACCAAAAGACTTGAGTCTTGCCCTTCTCAATCCTGGCCTTGCTTTGGTCACAATTGATTCAGGTGTTGTCATGCTCCGTGGTACAAAAATAGTGTCAACAATCAATCTTGGTTTTTCTGTGACAGCATCTGCAATTGCACATGATGGAAGTGAAGCAATCATAGGTGGGCATGATGGCAAATTGCATGTATATTCTATAACAGGTGACACTCTTAAGGAAGAAGCAGTACTTGAGAAACATCATGGGGCTGTCAGTGTCATACGTTACTCTCCAGATGTTTCAATTTTTGCAGCTGGTGATGCAAATAGAGAAGCTGTTGTTTGGGACCGAGTCTCCCGAGAG CGTGGCTGCTACTGGATCAATTGCCAAGCCTGCATCTAG
- the LOC110636773 gene encoding actin-interacting protein 1-2-like isoform X1: MMVLLVMLFFLPFPCAWICRVRFQGDQCGDANSIDISSQPKDLSLALLNPGLALVTIDSGVVMLRGTKIVSTINLGFSVTASAIAHDGSEAIIGGHDGKLHVYSITGDTLKEEAVLEKHHGAVSVIRYSPDVSIFAAGDANREAVVWDRVSREQRGCYWINCQACI, translated from the exons ATGATGGTTCTGCTCGTAATGCTTttctttcttccctttccctgtgCCTGGATTTGTAGAGTTCGTTTTCAAGGGGATCAATGTGGAGATGCAAATTCCATTGACATTAGCAGTCAACCAAAAGACTTGAGTCTTGCCCTTCTCAATCCTGGCCTTGCTTTGGTCACAATTGATTCAGGTGTTGTCATGCTCCGTGGTACAAAAATAGTGTCAACAATCAATCTTGGTTTTTCTGTGACAGCATCTGCAATTGCACATGATGGAAGTGAAGCAATCATAGGTGGGCATGATGGCAAATTGCATGTATATTCTATAACAGGTGACACTCTTAAGGAAGAAGCAGTACTTGAGAAACATCATGGGGCTGTCAGTGTCATACGTTACTCTCCAGATGTTTCAATTTTTGCAGCTGGTGATGCAAATAGAGAAGCTGTTGTTTGGGACCGAGTCTCCCGAGAG CAGCGTGGCTGCTACTGGATCAATTGCCAAGCCTGCATCTAG